Proteins from a genomic interval of Rubinisphaera italica:
- the accB gene encoding acetyl-CoA carboxylase biotin carboxyl carrier protein translates to MNDKSKPKPDSTHGPIDLAQLKELMEMMEAHDVTEVNLRNGDEQWRLRRGPQVTAMPMQAMPTAMPPMAAPVAAPAQASSAPAASGDTAAPVDDGLIEIKSPTVGTFYSSPSPEDPAFVKVGSQVSAESIVCLVEAMKVFNQIPAECSGTVEKILAKDGDAVDFGQALFKVKPN, encoded by the coding sequence ATGAACGACAAATCCAAGCCAAAACCAGATTCCACTCACGGCCCCATCGATCTGGCTCAGTTGAAAGAGCTGATGGAGATGATGGAGGCTCACGATGTGACTGAAGTCAACCTGCGTAACGGCGACGAACAGTGGCGGCTGCGACGGGGACCACAAGTCACCGCGATGCCAATGCAGGCGATGCCAACTGCAATGCCTCCGATGGCGGCTCCGGTCGCTGCCCCGGCTCAGGCATCAAGTGCACCAGCCGCATCGGGGGATACTGCAGCTCCAGTTGATGACGGTTTAATCGAAATCAAAAGTCCAACCGTCGGGACATTTTACTCATCTCCGAGCCCTGAAGATCCTGCATTTGTGAAAGTCGGATCGCAGGTGTCAGCCGAATCCATTGTTTGTCTGGTTGAAGCGATGAAAGTTTTCAACCAGATTCCGGCTGAATGCAGCGGGACAGTCGAAAAGATTCTGGCCAAAGATGGCGATGCTGTCGATTTTGGCCAGGCACTCTTTAAAGTTAAGCCCAACTAA
- the gap gene encoding type I glyceraldehyde-3-phosphate dehydrogenase: MAAVRVGINGFGRIGRISFRAMAARPEEFDIVAINDLGDPKALAMLLKYDSVQGRYPGTVEVDGDSLVVDGKKIKVIAQRNPAELPWKEMNIDVALESTGFFTSRAGNGKPGYDSHLEAGARKVVLSAPAKDNVDLTVVMGVNDDQLTADHKCISNASCTTNCLAPMAKVLQENFGITSGLMTTIHAYTNDQRVSDQYHSDPHRARAAALNIIPTSTGAAKAVGLVLPSVKGKLTGISLRVPVPSGSVTDLVAVLDKEVTAEEINSKMKEAAEGPLKGILYYNEDPIVSSDIVGSTYSSIFDSGWTSVINGNMVKVLSWYDNEYGYSCRTADLIAKIAGL; this comes from the coding sequence GTGGCTGCAGTTCGTGTTGGTATTAATGGTTTTGGTCGTATCGGTCGTATTTCTTTTCGAGCCATGGCTGCTCGTCCAGAAGAATTCGACATTGTCGCAATTAACGACCTGGGCGATCCTAAAGCTCTCGCCATGCTCCTTAAATACGATTCCGTTCAGGGTCGTTATCCTGGAACTGTCGAAGTTGATGGCGATTCTCTCGTTGTCGACGGCAAGAAAATCAAGGTCATCGCTCAGCGGAATCCTGCTGAACTGCCTTGGAAAGAAATGAATATCGATGTGGCTCTGGAATCAACCGGATTCTTCACTTCGCGAGCTGGAAATGGCAAGCCCGGATACGACAGCCACCTCGAAGCGGGTGCCCGAAAAGTCGTTCTGTCTGCACCTGCCAAAGACAACGTCGACCTGACTGTTGTGATGGGTGTGAACGACGATCAGCTGACTGCCGATCACAAGTGCATCTCCAATGCGAGTTGTACAACGAACTGCCTGGCTCCAATGGCCAAGGTTCTCCAGGAAAACTTCGGGATCACCAGCGGTCTGATGACGACCATTCACGCTTACACGAACGATCAACGCGTGTCCGATCAGTATCACTCTGATCCTCACCGTGCTCGTGCTGCTGCGTTGAACATCATTCCAACTTCAACCGGAGCCGCCAAAGCTGTCGGACTGGTTCTGCCATCCGTCAAAGGCAAGTTGACTGGTATCAGCTTGCGAGTTCCTGTCCCTTCAGGAAGTGTGACCGACCTGGTTGCCGTTCTGGATAAAGAAGTGACTGCTGAAGAAATCAACAGCAAGATGAAAGAAGCTGCTGAAGGTCCTCTTAAGGGTATTCTGTACTACAACGAAGACCCGATCGTCTCCAGCGACATCGTGGGCAGCACTTACAGCAGCATCTTCGATTCCGGCTGGACGAGCGTGATCAATGGCAACATGGTCAAAGTCCTCAGCTGGTACGACAACGAATACGGCTACTCCTGCCGCACAGCCGACCTGATTGCAAAAATCGCCGGTCTGTAA
- the accC gene encoding acetyl-CoA carboxylase biotin carboxylase subunit has translation MFQRILIANRGEIALRIMRACRELGIETVAVYSEADRGAHYLTLADESYCIGKAPASDSYLLINRIISAAEIGNVQAIHPGYGFLAENAHFAEVCRECSIEFIGPHHSAMEQLGDKVSARKIAADAKVNVVPGSDGLVTDEKTALEVAGKIGYPVLIKATAGGGGKGMRVAMNEISLKSGFSAARQEAEKAFNNPGVYLEKYIERPRHVEVQVLADQHGNCVHLWERDCSTQRKHQKLIEESPAPDLPKSVREDICKSAVRLIKTCGYYNAGTVEFIVDKEHQFYFIEVNARIQVEHPVSEMVTGIDLIKEQIRVAAGEELKLKQRNIKSQGCAIEVRINAEDPENDYRGCPGKITKLRVPGGFGVRFDSHVHEGYVISPYYDSMIGKLIVHRETRDEAIAAALSALDEFVIEGVKTTIPLARRVLAHSAFKDGKIDTTFLERTF, from the coding sequence ATGTTTCAACGAATACTCATCGCAAACCGTGGCGAAATTGCCCTGCGAATCATGCGGGCCTGTCGGGAATTGGGGATTGAGACCGTCGCTGTTTACAGCGAAGCGGATCGGGGGGCCCATTATCTCACACTCGCAGACGAGTCGTATTGCATCGGCAAAGCTCCCGCCAGTGATAGCTATCTGTTGATCAATCGCATTATTTCAGCAGCAGAAATCGGAAATGTGCAGGCAATTCATCCGGGCTACGGGTTTCTCGCTGAAAATGCTCACTTTGCGGAAGTCTGTCGGGAATGCAGCATCGAATTTATCGGGCCGCATCATTCCGCGATGGAACAACTTGGAGACAAAGTCTCTGCTCGAAAAATTGCAGCCGATGCCAAAGTGAATGTCGTTCCCGGAAGTGACGGACTAGTCACCGATGAAAAAACCGCTCTCGAAGTAGCCGGCAAAATCGGCTATCCCGTACTCATCAAGGCAACAGCTGGTGGTGGCGGAAAAGGGATGCGGGTGGCGATGAATGAAATCTCGCTCAAATCCGGGTTCAGTGCCGCTCGTCAGGAAGCCGAAAAAGCATTTAATAATCCGGGAGTGTATCTCGAAAAGTATATCGAACGCCCCCGGCACGTCGAAGTGCAGGTACTTGCCGATCAGCACGGGAACTGTGTCCATCTCTGGGAGCGAGATTGTTCCACACAGAGAAAGCATCAGAAACTGATCGAAGAAAGCCCGGCTCCGGATCTGCCGAAGTCGGTTCGGGAAGATATCTGTAAATCAGCCGTCCGGCTCATCAAAACCTGTGGTTACTACAATGCAGGCACCGTGGAATTTATCGTCGATAAAGAACATCAATTCTACTTTATTGAAGTCAATGCCCGAATTCAGGTTGAACATCCCGTCAGTGAAATGGTGACGGGAATTGACTTGATCAAAGAGCAGATTCGCGTCGCAGCCGGTGAAGAATTGAAGTTAAAACAGCGGAATATCAAGTCGCAGGGATGTGCGATTGAGGTCCGCATCAATGCTGAAGATCCAGAAAACGATTATCGCGGTTGCCCAGGCAAGATCACAAAATTGCGTGTCCCTGGAGGATTTGGCGTACGCTTCGATTCGCATGTTCATGAAGGTTACGTAATCAGCCCGTATTATGATTCGATGATCGGCAAATTGATCGTGCATCGAGAAACTCGCGATGAGGCCATTGCAGCTGCTCTTTCGGCATTAGACGAATTCGTCATTGAAGGTGTGAAAACGACAATCCCCCTCGCCCGACGTGTACTCGCCCACTCAGCGTTTAAAGATGGTAAAATCGACACCACGTTCCTGGAACGGACGTTTTGA
- a CDS encoding carboxypeptidase-like regulatory domain-containing protein: MKTLLTGFACLSLVLAPIFSTQAEVARTTKTKSAVSDIALSNGGALNGKAVTGQGQALNGAKVSVRRNNEVVATTVTDADGKFTVAGLDTGIYELQAGEGKGVVRAWEGSVAPPTSKSNVLIVSGATTTRAQSGLFVDPLDTITLGLSITGVALGAAALSEDNETIIVSP; the protein is encoded by the coding sequence ATGAAAACTCTTCTGACCGGATTCGCGTGTCTGAGCCTTGTGCTCGCTCCGATTTTCTCGACACAGGCAGAAGTCGCCCGGACGACGAAAACAAAATCAGCCGTCAGCGACATTGCTCTTTCTAACGGCGGAGCCTTGAATGGCAAAGCTGTCACCGGACAAGGCCAGGCCCTTAATGGTGCGAAAGTTTCCGTTCGCCGCAACAATGAAGTCGTTGCCACAACCGTGACCGATGCCGATGGCAAATTCACTGTTGCCGGTTTGGACACAGGCATCTACGAATTGCAGGCTGGCGAAGGCAAGGGTGTCGTTCGAGCCTGGGAAGGTTCCGTTGCTCCCCCAACTTCAAAAAGTAACGTGCTGATCGTCAGCGGTGCGACAACAACTCGTGCACAGTCTGGATTGTTTGTCGATCCTCTCGACACAATCACACTCGGACTCTCAATCACTGGTGTTGCACTCGGTGCCGCTGCTCTGTCTGAAGATAACGAAACGATTATCGTCAGCCCGTAA
- a CDS encoding 6-phosphofructokinase: MKVGLLTGGGDCPGLNAVIRGVVKVIDNAGGKSIGLLEGWRGAITGNHIELTPKFTDPIIDKGGTILGSSRTNPFKNPTEIDQIVETFGNLGLDALVAIGGDDTLGVASKLYSEKGLPVIGCPKTIDNDLSATDQTFGFDTCINIVMEAIDRLRTTAESHRRILVVEVMGRHAGWIACYSAIASGADYFMVPEREVNIKEMIDVLQKRRDEGKNYGIVVVSEGAKLNTDGGFVTKDQEVDEFGHVKLGGIGDHVAKVIENRMGIETRSVTLGHLQRGGTPSAFDRVLGTRLGVHAGHLALKKDFGKMVAMRGTQIVAVELKDAVDQMRELEDSFFDEAAEFLK, from the coding sequence ATGAAAGTCGGTCTGTTAACTGGTGGTGGCGATTGCCCGGGTTTGAATGCCGTTATTCGCGGCGTCGTCAAAGTTATTGATAATGCGGGTGGAAAAAGTATCGGTCTACTGGAAGGGTGGCGGGGAGCGATTACGGGAAACCATATCGAACTGACTCCTAAGTTTACCGATCCGATCATCGACAAAGGGGGTACGATTCTCGGTTCCTCTCGAACCAACCCGTTCAAGAATCCAACGGAAATCGATCAAATCGTCGAAACATTTGGCAATCTTGGTCTGGATGCACTGGTCGCAATCGGCGGAGACGACACCCTCGGTGTAGCGAGCAAGTTGTACAGCGAAAAGGGACTGCCGGTAATCGGATGTCCCAAAACGATCGATAACGATTTGAGCGCAACCGATCAGACATTCGGTTTTGATACCTGTATCAACATCGTGATGGAAGCGATCGATCGTCTGCGAACGACTGCAGAATCACATCGTCGTATTCTGGTCGTCGAAGTGATGGGGCGACATGCGGGCTGGATCGCCTGTTATTCTGCAATTGCTTCCGGAGCCGACTATTTCATGGTTCCTGAACGCGAAGTCAACATCAAGGAAATGATTGACGTTCTGCAGAAGCGACGCGATGAAGGCAAAAATTACGGCATCGTCGTTGTCAGTGAAGGAGCCAAGCTCAACACTGATGGTGGCTTTGTGACAAAAGATCAGGAAGTCGATGAATTTGGTCATGTCAAACTGGGCGGAATTGGCGATCACGTTGCCAAAGTGATTGAAAACCGCATGGGGATCGAAACCCGTTCGGTCACACTGGGCCACCTGCAGCGCGGTGGAACACCAAGTGCGTTTGATCGCGTTCTGGGAACCCGTCTCGGTGTGCACGCCGGTCATCTGGCATTGAAGAAAGACTTCGGCAAAATGGTAGCCATGAGAGGAACACAGATTGTCGCTGTCGAGTTGAAAGATGCTGTCGACCAAATGCGGGAACTCGAAGATTCCTTCTTCGACGAAGCGGCTGAGTTCTTGAAGTAA
- a CDS encoding nitroreductase family protein has translation MSSELFARIVHARCTEKVLAEEPLPASGKSLANEILELAAWAPFHRPANDVHLQDSELKALMPWRFYVLDDSACRQLREELMEKDSSNVMRMLATADCMVQVTWLPNPPQTELPEKILFEASLENMEHLAAASAAVQNLLLAATANGIRNYWSSGGVLRSPEVFDRLGIPTQEILLGSLFFSPQDVQSGTIATSKLRDKRGPLTGWVKRVHLS, from the coding sequence ATGTCCTCTGAACTTTTTGCCAGAATTGTCCATGCACGTTGTACAGAAAAAGTATTGGCAGAAGAGCCATTGCCTGCTTCCGGAAAATCGCTGGCCAATGAAATTCTGGAACTGGCGGCTTGGGCACCCTTTCATCGACCTGCCAATGATGTTCATCTGCAGGACTCGGAACTGAAGGCTCTGATGCCCTGGCGGTTTTATGTGCTCGATGATTCGGCATGCCGTCAGTTGCGTGAAGAATTGATGGAAAAAGACAGCAGCAATGTGATGCGGATGCTCGCGACTGCCGACTGCATGGTGCAGGTGACCTGGTTGCCCAATCCGCCCCAGACGGAACTGCCAGAGAAAATTCTCTTTGAGGCATCCCTTGAAAACATGGAACACCTGGCTGCCGCTTCGGCTGCAGTCCAAAATCTACTCCTGGCAGCGACTGCGAATGGGATTCGCAATTATTGGTCGAGTGGTGGCGTGCTGCGTTCCCCGGAAGTTTTTGACCGGCTGGGGATTCCGACTCAGGAAATTCTGCTTGGTTCTCTCTTCTTTTCACCACAGGATGTTCAATCGGGGACAATTGCCACAAGTAAACTCCGCGATAAAAGGGGGCCGCTTACAGGCTGGGTGAAACGAGTTCATTTGAGTTGA
- a CDS encoding cytochrome C oxidase subunit IV family protein — protein MHETTESHPNYLMIFFCLCGLTLASVVLDLFSSPSWKITIGSLVMLVAAAKASLVMLFFMHLKFERNWKYALLMPTVILSMGLILAFLPDIAMHYYPLDVPQVTETIGQNAH, from the coding sequence ATGCACGAGACTACAGAATCCCACCCCAATTACCTGATGATCTTCTTCTGCCTGTGCGGACTGACGCTGGCTTCGGTTGTGCTGGATCTGTTTTCCAGTCCTTCCTGGAAGATCACAATCGGTTCTCTCGTGATGCTGGTCGCAGCAGCGAAAGCGAGTTTAGTTATGCTGTTCTTCATGCATTTAAAGTTTGAGCGAAACTGGAAATACGCCCTTTTGATGCCGACCGTTATTCTCTCGATGGGATTGATCCTCGCGTTCCTGCCTGATATCGCGATGCATTACTATCCGCTTGATGTCCCACAGGTAACGGAGACTATTGGACAGAACGCACATTGA
- a CDS encoding putative sugar nucleotidyl transferase: protein MRLLIVEPSIATRFTPIALMRPVFELLCGTRSLRQRLLETLPVNQWGVIVRDELQTVYQEEFSEAAVNDFAWIDAEETLIIDGTWLGDPRILLDFWEGESGKQVDDFPFAFVRRPGDSQLSTLSAIVHKCDKSDDSASVSKPHLQFPWDLIKHNGDMIQLDFVLLAENLTCQSQDVSGLCSRESNPKQIFIHPTAKLEPFVSINAENGPVIVDEGAIIQSFTRLEGPCYIGKQTQLFRANIRGETSIGPVCRVGGEVEASIMQGYSNKYHDGFLGHSYVCPWVNLGALTSNSDLKNDYSSVKFPLGTDFISTGEKKIGCLIGDHAKTAIGTLFNTGSNVGVMSMVLPAGRLCPKHIPSFTRLWHGKLDDQVDFEAACQTAQIAMSRREQKLTDSQIRLLHAILDQTKQERELAINR, encoded by the coding sequence ATGCGACTATTAATTGTCGAACCCTCAATAGCCACACGATTTACGCCGATTGCCCTGATGCGTCCGGTCTTTGAACTACTGTGTGGAACTCGTTCGCTGAGACAACGCCTGCTGGAGACATTGCCGGTCAATCAGTGGGGCGTGATCGTGCGGGACGAGTTGCAGACTGTCTATCAGGAAGAATTTTCGGAGGCAGCCGTCAACGATTTTGCCTGGATCGATGCAGAGGAGACTCTTATCATCGATGGCACCTGGCTGGGTGATCCTCGAATTCTACTTGATTTCTGGGAGGGCGAGTCCGGTAAACAAGTAGACGATTTCCCATTTGCATTTGTACGACGCCCTGGTGATTCCCAACTCAGCACGCTCTCAGCAATTGTTCATAAGTGTGACAAGAGTGATGACTCGGCCTCGGTTTCAAAACCTCATCTGCAGTTTCCCTGGGATCTCATCAAGCATAATGGAGACATGATTCAACTCGATTTCGTATTGCTGGCCGAAAACTTGACCTGTCAAAGTCAGGATGTTTCCGGATTGTGCAGTCGGGAATCCAATCCCAAGCAAATCTTCATACACCCAACCGCAAAACTGGAACCGTTTGTTTCGATCAATGCCGAAAACGGGCCAGTCATTGTGGATGAAGGAGCCATCATTCAATCGTTCACGCGGTTGGAAGGTCCCTGCTACATCGGCAAGCAGACACAACTCTTCCGCGCCAACATCCGCGGGGAAACTTCGATCGGTCCAGTTTGCCGTGTGGGGGGCGAAGTCGAAGCGAGCATTATGCAGGGATATTCCAATAAATATCACGATGGATTCCTCGGACACAGCTACGTCTGCCCGTGGGTCAATCTGGGAGCATTGACGTCCAATAGTGATCTGAAGAATGATTATTCCAGTGTGAAATTTCCGCTGGGGACGGACTTTATTTCGACCGGCGAAAAGAAAATCGGCTGCCTGATTGGAGATCACGCCAAAACTGCCATCGGCACCTTATTTAATACGGGTTCGAATGTTGGTGTGATGTCGATGGTCCTGCCGGCTGGGAGGCTTTGTCCTAAGCATATTCCCAGTTTTACGAGGCTATGGCATGGCAAACTGGATGATCAGGTCGACTTCGAGGCTGCTTGCCAGACCGCACAAATCGCCATGAGTCGGCGTGAGCAGAAGCTGACAGATTCTCAAATACGATTGCTGCACGCGATTCTTGATCAGACTAAACAGGAGCGTGAACTGGCGATCAATCGGTAA
- a CDS encoding prenyltransferase/squalene oxidase repeat-containing protein, whose product MQISRRHALTGLGLLLVPNMPVYARKQDPKVKLAVGRALDYLVRTQKRQGYWEANGGQYRVAMTALSGMALLCEGSTTNRGKYAKTVRSAVDYLVDMSQPNGLIGYEKDYHYTYGHGFSMLFLSQILGEEEGAERRKNLLRVLNNSVKFSGYAQTTRGGWGYVSAKDGGDFDEGSTCITQVQGLRACRNAGIPVAKEIIDRAKQYIKDCTTPEGGVQYSIRGGGARPPITAAAVAAMYSAGDYDESTHVEKMLEFCKENIWPNEGGSSNYFGHWHYTHYYYSQVMYRDETVWPKYFEDISRQILPKQNASGAWKEGHIGDVYTTAINATILQLENGYVPIYQR is encoded by the coding sequence ATGCAGATTTCTCGCCGACATGCACTAACTGGCTTGGGATTATTACTAGTCCCAAATATGCCAGTTTACGCTCGAAAACAGGACCCAAAAGTCAAACTGGCCGTTGGGCGTGCGCTCGATTATCTCGTACGGACTCAAAAACGGCAGGGTTATTGGGAAGCCAATGGTGGACAGTATCGTGTTGCCATGACGGCTCTGTCCGGTATGGCCCTGCTGTGTGAAGGTTCGACTACTAATCGGGGAAAATACGCCAAAACGGTCCGCTCAGCGGTCGATTATCTGGTTGATATGTCTCAGCCGAATGGTTTGATCGGTTATGAGAAAGACTATCACTACACATACGGCCATGGCTTTTCGATGTTGTTTCTCTCGCAGATACTTGGAGAAGAAGAAGGGGCAGAGCGTCGAAAGAACTTGCTGAGAGTGCTGAATAATTCCGTCAAGTTCAGTGGCTACGCCCAGACAACCCGCGGCGGCTGGGGATATGTCTCCGCCAAAGATGGTGGCGATTTTGATGAGGGCTCGACCTGTATCACCCAGGTTCAGGGCCTTCGTGCTTGCCGCAATGCGGGTATTCCGGTTGCGAAAGAAATTATCGATCGAGCCAAGCAATACATCAAAGACTGCACTACTCCGGAAGGGGGGGTGCAGTATTCAATTCGCGGTGGTGGAGCCCGTCCGCCAATTACAGCTGCAGCAGTCGCCGCCATGTACAGTGCCGGCGATTATGATGAATCTACCCATGTCGAGAAAATGCTCGAGTTCTGTAAGGAAAACATTTGGCCGAATGAAGGGGGAAGTTCCAATTACTTCGGTCACTGGCACTATACACACTATTACTATTCTCAGGTAATGTATCGGGATGAAACCGTGTGGCCGAAGTATTTTGAGGATATTTCCCGACAGATACTTCCGAAACAAAATGCGTCTGGCGCCTGGAAAGAAGGGCATATTGGCGATGTCTACACCACCGCCATCAATGCTACCATCCTGCAACTCGAAAACGGTTATGTACCAATTTACCAGCGATAG
- a CDS encoding M16 family metallopeptidase, with amino-acid sequence MSHQQIHQYEMSNGMTLLIEHLPAVRSAAVTLTFPAGTSHEPAGKNGTAALLSELMLRGAGDLDSRQLSIAFDNLGVQYSVSPGWFHVTISAATIAERLPEALELIAKVLLEPRMEANHFDMCKVGREQALRSIEDEPRQKLMIELRRRCYPPPWNRPLEGTMEHLDTITLENVTDHYRRCCVPEGAILGIAGYVDPQTTRALCEQLFGGWQGIAPKPLTEIEPKVHQGHLKHDSTQTNIGIAYPAVPYNHPDYYSGWAAVGILSGGMSSRLFTKVREERGLCYAIGASLNTLKERARVLCYAGTTNERAQETLDVTLQELKNFGLDITENELQRCKARAKSSLIMQEESTMARAGSMVRDWFHLGEIKTLDEVRQKVDSLTIDDLTRYAEEHSAEKFQVLTIGPEPLDVQGEVDISEL; translated from the coding sequence ATGTCGCATCAGCAAATTCATCAATACGAAATGTCGAACGGGATGACCTTGTTGATTGAGCATTTGCCAGCTGTCCGCTCGGCTGCCGTCACGCTCACCTTTCCAGCCGGAACCTCCCACGAACCAGCCGGAAAAAATGGAACGGCTGCACTCCTGAGCGAATTGATGCTCCGGGGGGCGGGTGATTTGGATTCCCGACAATTATCGATTGCTTTCGACAATCTCGGCGTCCAGTATTCAGTTTCTCCGGGCTGGTTTCATGTAACGATCTCCGCTGCGACCATCGCCGAGCGACTGCCCGAAGCACTGGAATTGATCGCCAAAGTGTTACTCGAACCACGGATGGAAGCCAATCATTTCGACATGTGCAAGGTTGGTCGAGAACAGGCTTTGCGATCGATCGAAGATGAGCCCCGTCAAAAACTGATGATCGAACTTCGCCGCCGTTGCTATCCACCACCATGGAATCGTCCGCTCGAAGGGACGATGGAGCATCTCGATACAATCACACTCGAAAATGTGACCGACCATTATCGTCGCTGCTGCGTGCCCGAAGGAGCCATTCTCGGAATCGCCGGCTATGTCGACCCGCAAACCACGCGTGCTCTCTGCGAACAACTCTTCGGCGGCTGGCAGGGCATCGCGCCGAAGCCGCTGACGGAAATTGAACCGAAAGTTCATCAGGGACATTTGAAGCACGATTCCACTCAAACCAACATTGGCATCGCCTACCCGGCTGTGCCCTATAATCATCCCGATTACTACAGCGGCTGGGCTGCTGTCGGCATCCTCAGTGGCGGAATGAGTTCCCGGCTCTTCACCAAAGTCCGCGAAGAACGCGGCCTTTGCTATGCCATCGGAGCCTCACTCAACACATTGAAAGAGCGTGCCCGAGTTCTGTGCTACGCTGGCACAACCAACGAACGTGCCCAGGAAACGCTTGATGTCACGCTTCAAGAACTGAAAAACTTCGGGCTCGATATCACCGAAAATGAACTGCAACGCTGTAAGGCTCGTGCAAAATCATCATTGATCATGCAGGAAGAATCGACCATGGCTCGCGCCGGTTCGATGGTGCGGGACTGGTTCCATCTGGGCGAAATCAAAACGCTCGATGAAGTCCGCCAGAAAGTCGATTCACTCACCATCGACGACCTGACCCGCTACGCCGAAGAACACTCCGCCGAAAAATTCCAGGTCCTCACCATCGGCCCCGAACCCCTCGATGTCCAGGGCGAAGTCGACATCAGCGAGCTGTAA
- a CDS encoding M24 family metallopeptidase, which yields MIPQNRYSARREKLKRVLKKEKLPAFLVCNETNVSYLTGFSGDSSWFLIGKDFEILISDGRYTTQISEECPGIQAEIRPVNKTLLQTTAEVLKATKEPICGFESTAISYDAAGQLVEAVETPDLIPVKGLVEPLRAVKDADEIKQVREAVRQAEKGFEFLKSSLMLEMTELQAAFTLEEGMRRFGAIGAGFEIITAVGERAALPHARPGLTRCEESPFMLVDWGARTSTGYVSDLTRMIVTGSISSKLQRMYEVVKTALEESIQAIGPDVRASDVDRVARQVMENHGVAAKFNHGLGHGFGLQVHESVRMSPTSEDVFKPGMVVTVEPGLYFPGWGGIRIEDDVLITKGGCEVLSSLSRELEAHTVG from the coding sequence ATGATTCCGCAAAATCGATATTCAGCCCGGCGAGAGAAACTCAAGCGGGTTCTCAAAAAAGAAAAATTACCCGCGTTTCTGGTCTGTAATGAAACCAACGTCAGCTATCTGACCGGATTTTCCGGGGACAGTAGCTGGTTTCTGATCGGCAAAGATTTCGAAATCCTGATCAGTGATGGTCGCTATACGACTCAGATCTCCGAGGAATGCCCAGGAATCCAGGCTGAAATTCGACCGGTTAACAAAACATTACTGCAAACGACAGCCGAAGTGCTCAAGGCGACCAAAGAACCCATTTGCGGGTTCGAATCCACTGCGATCAGCTACGATGCAGCCGGTCAGTTGGTCGAGGCGGTGGAAACACCTGACCTGATTCCTGTCAAAGGGCTCGTCGAACCACTCCGAGCAGTCAAAGATGCTGACGAGATCAAACAAGTCCGAGAAGCGGTTCGTCAGGCCGAAAAGGGCTTTGAATTTCTCAAGTCGAGTCTGATGCTCGAAATGACCGAACTTCAAGCAGCATTTACACTTGAAGAAGGTATGCGTCGGTTCGGAGCCATTGGAGCCGGGTTTGAAATCATTACTGCTGTTGGCGAGCGAGCCGCTCTGCCTCATGCTCGTCCAGGCTTAACTCGCTGCGAAGAATCTCCGTTCATGCTGGTCGACTGGGGGGCTCGAACTTCGACAGGATATGTCAGCGACTTGACGAGGATGATAGTCACAGGTAGCATTTCGTCCAAACTTCAACGTATGTATGAAGTTGTGAAAACTGCCCTGGAAGAATCGATTCAGGCAATTGGGCCAGATGTCAGGGCCAGTGATGTGGATCGAGTCGCTCGCCAGGTTATGGAAAATCATGGTGTGGCTGCGAAATTCAATCATGGGTTGGGGCATGGATTTGGTTTACAGGTTCATGAATCGGTCCGGATGAGTCCGACATCGGAAGATGTGTTTAAGCCCGGTATGGTTGTGACCGTCGAGCCAGGATTGTATTTTCCAGGATGGGGAGGGATTCGCATCGAAGACGATGTGTTAATTACTAAAGGTGGCTGCGAAGTTCTCTCCTCATTGTCTCGTGAACTCGAGGCTCATACGGTTGGGTAG